One Paracidovorax avenae ATCC 19860 genomic region harbors:
- a CDS encoding sulfite exporter TauE/SafE family protein codes for MVYTLLIITGMVTGFLSGLLGVGGGFLMVPVFIVLLPLQFPLEMATLPQVAVATALAATVPATASAVYAQYKRGALPIAWVKRLAPSAAMGAAVGAVAAGLVHGVWVALVFSLYAAYFGLRMLRGAGASRAAVDASASPQLIQRISPRAIGGMIGMFSATAGVGGASLTIPYLLAQRDSIEMRNAVAAGSAVGLSIALVGAFAFALGPTPEIAAMPGLLGLVCWTAAIAVAVPAAFLAPWGVSVSHRLPTQRLKRAFGLVMLLGAVITVWKVFG; via the coding sequence GTGGTCTATACCTTGTTGATCATCACCGGGATGGTGACTGGCTTTCTGTCCGGCCTGCTCGGCGTTGGCGGGGGGTTTCTGATGGTGCCCGTGTTCATCGTCCTGCTTCCCTTGCAGTTTCCCCTGGAGATGGCAACGCTTCCGCAAGTGGCGGTTGCCACGGCGCTGGCCGCCACCGTGCCGGCGACGGCCAGCGCCGTCTATGCCCAATACAAGCGCGGCGCATTGCCCATCGCCTGGGTGAAGCGCCTTGCGCCGTCCGCGGCGATGGGTGCCGCCGTGGGGGCCGTTGCCGCCGGCCTGGTACACGGTGTGTGGGTGGCCCTGGTATTCAGCCTCTACGCCGCGTACTTCGGTCTGCGCATGCTGCGGGGCGCTGGCGCCTCTCGTGCGGCCGTGGATGCGTCCGCGTCTCCGCAGCTGATACAGCGCATTTCGCCGCGTGCCATCGGCGGGATGATCGGCATGTTCAGTGCGACAGCGGGCGTGGGCGGGGCAAGCTTGACGATCCCCTATCTGCTGGCGCAGCGTGACAGCATAGAGATGCGCAATGCCGTCGCGGCGGGGAGTGCCGTGGGTCTCTCCATCGCGCTCGTGGGTGCATTTGCTTTTGCATTGGGCCCCACCCCGGAGATCGCAGCGATGCCGGGGCTGCTTGGCCTGGTGTGCTGGACCGCCGCCATTGCGGTTGCCGTACCGGCAGCGTTCCTCGCGCCCTGGGGTGTTTCCGTCTCGCATCGCTTGCCCACCCAGCGTTTGAAGCGGGCGTTCGGACTCGTGATGCTCCTGGGCGCGGTGATCACCGTGTGGAAGGTCTTCGGTTGA
- the asnB gene encoding asparagine synthase (glutamine-hydrolyzing) translates to MCGFVGIFHRDGQSFEEREVLNRMNQTIVHRGPDDAGMHVSGPVGLAFRRLSVIDVPGGHQPMIDPATGVALVFNGEIYNYKELRRELEGAGAVFRTRSDTEVLLRSFIRWGAQCVDHLSGMFAFAAWDPRSGSLTVARDRLGVKPFYWTEIGKDFLFASEVKAFFQHPRFHKRASLDGISSYLSFRQPVWEQTYFEGVHKLLPGEMMVVTPRQMQRRRYWALPVPRPDHRKSEAAWMEELHDKLNAAVRRCLVADVPLGAYLSGGLDSSILVALMARNMTTKPQTFSIGYGVHGYDEGEFAAEVAEAVGAEHTHLTIDQREYVQGMAPLIEQCDAPLMIPQMVAVLKLSKEIRRHVKVALCGDGADELFGGYGRVMRSPFDWKKIHVMRRLLGPAAGSLQRFGRDPYGPVANLGCKNHLEHFLNVYHWMPIPEKMDLLTGDARAQLKGDRATLAAFDEAFSDTEECDPHDRVLHAFQKIHLGCVLDKVDTIGMLASLEGRVPFVDHELVETFIHMPHALKMKWRSPMSLLRALGTSAFKASEVLDQNKYLLRKHGQSLLPGHLAHRKKMGFPTPLDDWMKSGMLDDARALLLDQRSRERGIFDPKRLEHFLGNPQSLDYDFYGKKVWMLMNLELWFRRVVDSQVQEPSVTASRLEAPAMVA, encoded by the coding sequence ATGTGCGGCTTTGTGGGTATTTTTCATCGAGACGGTCAGTCGTTCGAAGAACGTGAGGTGCTGAACCGAATGAACCAGACCATCGTCCACCGGGGGCCCGACGATGCCGGGATGCATGTCTCCGGGCCTGTCGGTCTGGCCTTTCGCCGCCTGAGCGTCATCGACGTACCGGGTGGGCATCAACCCATGATTGATCCGGCCACCGGCGTGGCACTGGTTTTCAACGGAGAAATCTACAACTACAAGGAACTACGGCGGGAGCTCGAAGGGGCTGGGGCGGTGTTCCGCACCCGCTCGGACACGGAGGTGCTGCTGCGCAGTTTCATTCGCTGGGGCGCGCAATGCGTGGATCATCTCTCCGGCATGTTCGCGTTCGCGGCGTGGGACCCGCGCTCCGGGTCCCTGACGGTGGCGCGGGACCGGCTCGGCGTCAAGCCCTTCTACTGGACGGAGATCGGTAAGGATTTCCTGTTCGCATCGGAGGTCAAGGCGTTCTTCCAGCATCCCAGATTCCACAAGCGTGCCAGCCTGGACGGCATTTCGAGCTATCTGTCGTTTCGGCAGCCGGTCTGGGAGCAGACCTACTTCGAAGGCGTCCACAAGCTGCTCCCCGGGGAGATGATGGTGGTGACGCCGCGGCAGATGCAGCGCCGCCGCTACTGGGCGTTGCCGGTGCCCCGTCCTGACCATCGGAAAAGCGAAGCCGCCTGGATGGAAGAGCTTCATGACAAGCTCAACGCCGCCGTTCGGCGCTGCCTCGTGGCGGATGTGCCGCTGGGCGCCTACCTCAGTGGTGGCCTGGACTCGAGCATCCTCGTCGCCTTGATGGCCAGGAACATGACGACCAAGCCGCAGACGTTCTCGATCGGCTACGGGGTTCATGGCTACGACGAAGGCGAGTTCGCGGCGGAGGTGGCAGAGGCCGTTGGCGCCGAGCACACCCATCTGACGATCGACCAGCGGGAGTATGTCCAAGGCATGGCGCCCTTGATCGAACAATGCGATGCGCCACTGATGATTCCGCAGATGGTCGCGGTTCTCAAGCTGTCGAAGGAAATCCGGCGCCATGTGAAGGTCGCTTTGTGCGGCGATGGCGCAGATGAGCTGTTCGGCGGCTATGGGCGGGTGATGCGGTCGCCGTTCGACTGGAAAAAGATCCACGTCATGCGCCGGCTGCTGGGGCCTGCCGCCGGTTCTTTGCAGCGCTTCGGCCGCGATCCTTACGGCCCTGTGGCCAATCTGGGGTGCAAGAACCACCTTGAGCACTTTCTCAATGTCTATCACTGGATGCCGATCCCGGAAAAGATGGACTTGCTCACTGGCGATGCACGGGCGCAACTGAAGGGGGACCGCGCGACGCTGGCGGCTTTCGACGAGGCGTTTTCGGACACCGAGGAGTGCGATCCCCACGACAGGGTGCTGCACGCCTTTCAGAAGATCCACCTCGGCTGCGTGCTCGACAAGGTGGATACCATCGGCATGCTCGCATCGCTGGAGGGGCGCGTACCGTTCGTCGACCACGAACTGGTCGAGACCTTCATACACATGCCGCATGCGTTGAAGATGAAGTGGCGCTCTCCCATGTCACTGCTTCGCGCGCTCGGCACGTCGGCATTCAAGGCGTCCGAAGTGCTGGATCAGAACAAGTACCTGCTGCGCAAGCACGGTCAGTCGCTGCTCCCGGGGCACCTCGCGCACCGCAAGAAGATGGGGTTTCCGACGCCCCTTGATGACTGGATGAAGTCGGGGATGCTGGACGACGCGCGGGCCCTGCTGCTGGATCAGCGTTCGCGCGAACGCGGTATCTTCGACCCGAAGCGGCTGGAGCATTTCCTGGGCAACCCGCAGTCGCTGGATTACGACTTCTACGGAAAGAAGGTGTGGATGCTCATGAACCTGGAGTTGTGGTTCCGGCGGGTGGTGGACAGCCAGGTGCAGGAGCCCAGTGTCACGGCTTCCCGGCTGGAAGCCCCGGCGATGGTGGCGTAG
- the aepY gene encoding phosphonopyruvate decarboxylase, which produces MISGMDFVDSATRLGFNFYVSVPCSYLTPLLNGVLSDAKVDHVMASSEGEAVGIAAGAYLGGRLPVVMMQNSGLGNAVNPLTSLNHIFKIPSLLICSWRGSPGVPDEPQHRLMGEITHRLLDTLQIPHGPFPWKPELIGPALQTAREVIDRTQLPYALVVDPNVLETEELKAVGLVRPPSATLRTLGDPAMALPSREDVLRTVVATAPPQAGLIATTGKTGRELFCIEDSHRHLYLVGSMGCASAVGLGAALATDRPIIVLDGDGAALMKLGNLSTIGRYRPSSMVHLVIDNGVHDSTGGQPTNSGNIDFSQIASACGYQVIYSCNGIDAVAEALRSALDSVGPHFIHVRVRPGSMHNLPRPTVSPEEVGRRFSRHLLSDADAEAQAVPERADQVGA; this is translated from the coding sequence ATGATCAGCGGCATGGACTTCGTCGATTCGGCGACACGGCTGGGTTTCAACTTCTACGTGAGCGTCCCCTGCTCGTACCTCACGCCCTTGCTCAACGGCGTGCTGAGCGATGCGAAGGTGGACCATGTCATGGCCTCCAGCGAGGGCGAGGCCGTGGGGATCGCCGCCGGCGCCTACCTGGGCGGGCGCCTGCCGGTCGTGATGATGCAGAACTCGGGGCTCGGCAATGCCGTGAACCCTCTCACATCGCTGAACCACATCTTCAAGATTCCGTCATTGCTGATCTGCAGCTGGCGCGGATCACCGGGCGTACCGGATGAGCCGCAGCACCGGCTCATGGGGGAGATCACGCACCGGCTGCTGGACACGCTCCAGATACCGCACGGCCCCTTCCCCTGGAAGCCGGAACTCATCGGCCCGGCCCTGCAGACGGCGCGCGAGGTCATTGACCGTACCCAACTGCCGTATGCGCTCGTGGTGGACCCCAATGTCCTGGAAACCGAGGAGCTCAAGGCCGTCGGTCTGGTGCGTCCCCCGTCGGCCACGCTGCGCACGCTGGGAGACCCCGCGATGGCCCTTCCCAGCCGGGAAGACGTTCTGCGAACCGTCGTCGCTACGGCACCGCCACAGGCGGGGCTCATCGCGACAACGGGCAAGACGGGCCGGGAATTGTTCTGCATTGAAGACAGCCATCGCCACCTCTACCTGGTCGGCTCCATGGGCTGCGCGAGCGCTGTCGGTCTGGGGGCCGCACTGGCCACGGATCGGCCGATCATCGTGCTCGACGGCGACGGCGCGGCCCTCATGAAGCTGGGCAATCTTTCGACCATCGGTCGCTACCGTCCCTCGTCGATGGTGCACCTCGTGATCGACAACGGGGTTCACGACAGCACCGGGGGGCAGCCGACGAACTCGGGCAACATCGATTTCTCGCAGATCGCCTCCGCGTGCGGCTACCAGGTCATCTACTCATGCAACGGCATCGACGCGGTGGCGGAGGCGCTGCGCAGCGCCCTGGACTCGGTCGGGCCGCATTTCATCCATGTACGGGTCCGGCCGGGCTCCATGCACAACCTTCCCAGGCCAACGGTTTCGCCGGAGGAGGTGGGGCGCCGTTTCTCTCGCCACCTGTTGTCGGACGCCGATGCCGAGGCCCAGGCGGTTCCCGAGCGCGCTGACCAGGTGGGTGCCTGA
- a CDS encoding ABC transporter ATP-binding protein: MLSAQDLHITFNPGTPIETRALRGMSLDIPAGQFVTVIGSNGAGKSTFLNAISGDLGVDAGRIAIDGEDVTRLPVWERAPRVARVFQDPMAGTCEDLTIEENMALARQRGAGRGLRGAVKATDRALFRERLATLGLGLENRLADRIGLLSGGQRQAVSLLMAALQPSRILLLDEHTAALDPRTADFVLQLTARIVAESRLTAMMVTHSMRQALDVGDRTVMLHQGQVVLDVSGEERSRLDVPDLLRMFETVRGEKLADDALLLG; encoded by the coding sequence ATGCTGAGCGCACAAGACCTGCACATCACCTTCAACCCCGGCACACCGATCGAGACGCGCGCGCTGCGCGGCATGTCACTGGACATCCCGGCCGGGCAGTTCGTCACCGTCATCGGCTCCAACGGGGCCGGCAAATCCACCTTCCTCAACGCCATCTCGGGCGACCTGGGCGTGGACGCGGGCCGCATCGCCATCGACGGCGAGGACGTCACGCGCCTGCCCGTGTGGGAGCGCGCGCCGCGCGTGGCGCGCGTCTTCCAGGACCCCATGGCCGGCACCTGCGAAGACCTCACCATCGAGGAGAACATGGCGCTGGCCCGCCAGCGCGGCGCGGGCCGGGGCCTGCGCGGCGCCGTGAAGGCGACCGACCGCGCCCTCTTCCGCGAGCGGCTCGCCACGCTGGGCCTGGGGCTGGAGAACCGCCTGGCGGACCGCATCGGCCTGCTCTCGGGCGGGCAGCGGCAGGCCGTGAGCCTGCTCATGGCCGCGCTGCAGCCCTCGCGCATCCTGCTGCTGGACGAACACACCGCCGCCCTCGACCCGCGCACGGCCGACTTCGTGCTGCAGCTCACCGCGCGCATCGTGGCCGAGAGCCGGCTCACGGCGATGATGGTCACGCACAGCATGCGGCAGGCGCTGGACGTGGGCGACCGCACGGTGATGCTGCACCAGGGCCAGGTGGTGCTGGACGTGTCGGGCGAGGAGCGCAGCCGCCTGGACGTGCCCGACCTGCTGCGCATGTTCGAGACCGTGCGCGGCGAGAAGCTGGCGGACGACGCGCTGCTGCTCGGCTGA
- a CDS encoding NTP transferase domain-containing protein: MRAIILAAGVGSRIRGHTASPKCLLRIDGKTLLQHQLDALQELGVSDVHVIVGYRSKEIIGALPGHVQHHVYSQYAETNNLWTLAAFSELLQGDCLVQFADVRVSRDALRDLLCCSSDVALLGDGRQCLEGTMRIRARGEQLLEVGSHIPVSEGHGNFIGLARFGAAASPRLGALINRCVQLGQRRQDYYTAVLPELCSEHRAHVVWLGGKSWAEVDDVSDLERAQAISFDA, translated from the coding sequence ATGAGGGCGATCATCTTGGCGGCAGGCGTCGGCAGCCGCATCCGTGGGCACACGGCCAGTCCGAAGTGCTTGCTCAGGATCGATGGAAAGACCTTGCTGCAACACCAGCTCGATGCGTTGCAGGAACTGGGGGTTTCCGATGTCCATGTCATCGTCGGCTACCGCAGCAAGGAAATCATCGGTGCGCTCCCCGGGCATGTACAGCATCACGTTTATTCGCAGTATGCGGAGACGAACAACCTCTGGACCCTCGCTGCCTTCAGCGAGCTGCTGCAGGGGGACTGCCTGGTGCAGTTCGCGGACGTAAGGGTCTCGAGAGACGCACTGCGGGATCTGCTGTGCTGCTCGTCCGATGTGGCGCTTCTTGGCGACGGACGCCAGTGTCTCGAGGGCACGATGCGAATTCGGGCGCGTGGCGAGCAGCTGCTGGAGGTCGGCAGCCACATTCCGGTGTCCGAGGGGCACGGGAACTTCATCGGCCTGGCACGCTTCGGGGCAGCCGCTTCACCCAGGCTGGGAGCGCTGATCAACCGATGCGTCCAACTCGGCCAGCGGCGCCAGGACTACTACACCGCGGTGCTGCCCGAATTGTGCTCCGAGCATCGGGCGCATGTCGTCTGGCTTGGCGGCAAGTCGTGGGCTGAGGTCGATGACGTTTCCGATCTGGAACGGGCCCAGGCAATTTCATTCGATGCGTGA
- the phnY gene encoding phosphonoacetaldehyde dehydrogenase encodes MLNEHKSSGEASAAASPAKVRHEDWRICGERLGGEARLEVRFPYTGELVGSVPLAEPHHVRRALERAHAFRSELSRYERHLILSRTRELLVERSALFAHSIVAESGLCIRDARHEVMRAADVLSSAAAQALVDDGKVFSCDVGPHGRKRRVYTQRDPLLGVIVAITPFNHPLNQIVHKVAPSVATNNRMVLKPSEKTPLTALMFADLLYEAGLPGPMLTVITGKPDVIGPDLLRAPEVDVVSFTGGVAAGKIVAKSAVYKRQILELGGNDPIIVMEDADLEEAVELTVAGAYRNSGQRCTAIKRILVHEKVSDAFVEALVSATSALRAGDPFDEASDLGTVIDVAAAQCIERRVQSAILDGARLRHGHRREGALYLPTVLDGVRPEMELVRMETFGPVAPVIKFGSIEEAIRICNATEFGLSSSVCTNRWDYIQRFIAELQVGSVNIREVPGYRLESTPFGGIKDSGLGFKEGVIEAMHSFSNVKTYSLPWEG; translated from the coding sequence ATGCTGAACGAGCACAAATCATCGGGCGAGGCATCTGCGGCGGCATCTCCAGCGAAGGTTCGGCACGAGGACTGGAGGATATGCGGCGAGCGCCTGGGCGGGGAGGCACGCCTGGAGGTTCGCTTCCCGTACACCGGCGAACTCGTCGGATCGGTTCCCTTGGCAGAGCCGCATCACGTGAGGCGGGCACTGGAGCGTGCGCATGCCTTTCGCTCGGAGCTGTCCCGTTACGAGCGGCATCTGATTCTGAGCAGGACTCGTGAGCTGCTGGTCGAGCGGTCGGCACTGTTCGCTCACTCGATCGTTGCCGAGAGCGGCTTATGTATCCGCGATGCGAGGCACGAAGTCATGCGGGCAGCCGACGTGCTTTCCAGTGCGGCGGCCCAGGCGCTCGTCGATGACGGCAAGGTCTTCTCTTGCGATGTGGGGCCCCATGGGCGCAAGCGCCGGGTCTATACGCAACGCGACCCCTTGCTGGGGGTCATCGTCGCCATCACCCCGTTCAACCATCCGCTCAACCAAATTGTCCATAAGGTGGCCCCCTCCGTGGCGACTAACAACAGGATGGTGTTGAAGCCGAGCGAGAAGACCCCCCTCACCGCGTTGATGTTCGCCGATCTTCTGTACGAAGCAGGCCTGCCGGGCCCGATGCTGACCGTCATCACCGGCAAGCCCGATGTCATCGGTCCGGATTTGCTGAGGGCGCCGGAGGTGGACGTGGTCAGCTTCACGGGTGGCGTGGCCGCGGGCAAGATCGTGGCGAAGTCGGCGGTGTACAAGCGGCAGATCCTGGAGCTGGGCGGCAACGATCCCATCATCGTGATGGAGGACGCCGATCTGGAGGAGGCCGTGGAGTTGACGGTCGCCGGGGCCTACCGCAACAGTGGACAGCGGTGCACGGCAATCAAGCGGATCCTCGTTCATGAGAAGGTGTCCGATGCGTTCGTGGAGGCGCTGGTCAGCGCCACATCCGCGCTCCGTGCGGGCGACCCCTTCGACGAGGCCTCTGATCTGGGCACCGTGATCGATGTGGCAGCGGCGCAGTGCATTGAGCGACGTGTCCAGTCCGCGATACTGGATGGTGCCCGATTGCGCCATGGCCATCGGCGCGAAGGGGCGCTGTATCTACCTACGGTCCTTGATGGGGTGCGACCGGAGATGGAGCTGGTTCGCATGGAGACGTTTGGTCCCGTGGCCCCGGTGATCAAGTTCGGCAGCATTGAAGAAGCCATCCGGATATGCAACGCAACGGAGTTCGGCCTGTCATCCTCGGTATGCACGAATCGCTGGGATTACATCCAACGGTTCATCGCCGAATTGCAGGTCGGGTCCGTCAACATCCGGGAAGTGCCGGGTTACCGCCTGGAGTCCACGCCATTCGGCGGCATCAAGGACTCCGGCCTGGGATTCAAGGAAGGCGTGATCGAGGCGATGCATTCTTTCTCGAACGTCAAAACATACTCGCTCCCCTGGGAAGGGTGA
- a CDS encoding Lrp/AsnC family transcriptional regulator produces MDRIDRRILAVLQADARASLQEIGQAVGLSPSPCWGRIRKMEEAGVIEGYTVRLNAQALDLADTVLVQVTLDSHSDNTLEKFGETLASIPEVIEAHLVSGDYDYLLRVVVKDTRDYERLLREKLYRIKGIRHSRSSFVLRTLKKADLPLRTD; encoded by the coding sequence ATGGACCGCATCGACCGAAGAATCCTGGCCGTCCTGCAGGCCGACGCGCGCGCGAGCCTGCAGGAAATCGGGCAGGCCGTGGGCCTGAGCCCATCGCCGTGCTGGGGCCGCATCCGCAAGATGGAAGAGGCCGGCGTGATCGAGGGCTACACCGTGCGCCTCAACGCCCAGGCGCTCGACCTGGCCGATACCGTGCTCGTGCAGGTCACGCTCGACAGCCATTCCGACAACACCCTGGAGAAGTTCGGCGAAACGCTCGCGAGCATTCCCGAGGTGATCGAGGCGCACCTCGTCTCCGGCGACTACGACTACCTGCTGCGCGTGGTGGTCAAGGACACGCGCGACTACGAGCGCCTGCTGCGCGAGAAGCTCTACCGCATCAAGGGCATTCGCCACAGCCGCTCCAGCTTCGTGCTGCGCACGCTCAAGAAGGCCGATCTGCCGCTGCGCACGGACTGA
- a CDS encoding ABC transporter substrate-binding protein: MKHSFGAPWGALALAVAAVVAGTPPAVLAQQASTPKSVAVTAIVEHPALDSIRDGVKASLQAAGYEEGKTLKWQYQSAQGNTGTAAQIARKFVGDQPDAIVAIATPSAQAVVAATKNVPVVFSAVTDPVAAKLVANWEPSKTNVTGVSDVLALDKQMELVRQVVPGAKRVGVVYNPGEANSAVVVKELKTLLPKLGMTLVEAAAPRSVDVGAAARSLVGKADVIYTGTDNNVVSAYEALVKVGQEAKLPLVAADTDSVKRGAIAAYGINYRDLGEQTGRMVVRILKGEKPGDIKPEISTKMELFVNPGAAEKQGVKLSDALVKSAAQVVR; encoded by the coding sequence ATGAAGCATTCGTTTGGCGCGCCCTGGGGCGCTCTCGCGCTGGCCGTGGCGGCTGTCGTCGCCGGCACCCCGCCGGCCGTCCTGGCCCAGCAGGCCTCCACCCCCAAGTCCGTGGCAGTGACGGCCATCGTCGAGCACCCGGCACTGGACTCGATCCGCGACGGCGTGAAGGCCAGCCTGCAGGCCGCCGGCTACGAAGAGGGCAAGACGCTCAAGTGGCAGTACCAGAGCGCCCAGGGCAACACCGGCACGGCCGCGCAGATCGCGCGCAAGTTCGTGGGTGACCAGCCCGATGCCATCGTGGCCATCGCCACACCCTCCGCGCAGGCCGTGGTGGCCGCCACCAAGAACGTGCCGGTGGTGTTCTCCGCCGTGACCGATCCGGTGGCCGCCAAGCTGGTAGCGAACTGGGAGCCCTCCAAAACCAACGTGACCGGCGTGTCCGACGTGCTCGCGCTCGACAAGCAGATGGAGCTGGTCCGGCAGGTGGTGCCCGGCGCCAAGCGCGTGGGCGTGGTCTACAACCCCGGCGAGGCGAACTCCGCCGTGGTGGTGAAGGAGCTCAAGACCCTGCTGCCCAAGCTGGGCATGACCCTGGTGGAGGCCGCCGCGCCGCGCTCGGTGGACGTGGGCGCCGCCGCGCGCAGCCTCGTGGGCAAGGCCGACGTGATCTACACCGGCACCGACAACAACGTGGTCTCGGCCTACGAGGCGCTGGTGAAGGTGGGCCAGGAGGCCAAGCTGCCGCTGGTGGCCGCGGACACCGACAGCGTGAAGCGCGGCGCCATCGCCGCCTACGGCATCAACTACCGCGACCTGGGCGAGCAGACGGGCCGCATGGTGGTGCGCATCCTCAAGGGCGAGAAGCCCGGCGACATCAAGCCAGAGATCAGCACGAAGATGGAGCTCTTCGTGAACCCCGGTGCCGCCGAGAAACAGGGCGTGAAGCTGTCCGACGCGCTGGTGAAGTCGGCCGCGCAGGTCGTCCGCTGA
- a CDS encoding ABC transporter permease: MSLFSFLGAIEIGLIFSLVALGVFISFRLLRFPDLTVDGSFPLGGAVCAVLIAGGHGPAVATVAATAAGAAAGLVTGWLNVRLKIMDLLASILIMIALYSINLRIMGGPNVPLITEPTLFTQLQPGGMADYVARPLLLAVMIVAAKLFMDWFFATEKGLAIRATGSNARMARAQGVNTGAMVLLGMAVSNALVALAGALFAQTQGGADISMGIGTIVIGLAAVIVGESLLPSRRLAWATLAVIVGAIVYRFFIAAALNSDFIGLKAQDLNLVTAVLVTIALVIPQLRRKRASRR; encoded by the coding sequence ATGTCCCTGTTCTCTTTCCTGGGCGCCATCGAGATCGGGCTGATCTTCAGCCTCGTCGCGCTGGGCGTCTTCATCTCGTTCCGCCTGCTGCGCTTTCCCGACCTGACGGTGGACGGCAGTTTCCCGCTGGGCGGCGCCGTCTGCGCCGTGCTGATCGCGGGCGGCCACGGCCCGGCCGTGGCCACGGTGGCCGCGACGGCCGCGGGCGCGGCGGCGGGCCTCGTCACGGGCTGGCTCAACGTGCGCCTGAAGATCATGGACCTGCTCGCCAGCATCCTGATAATGATTGCGCTCTATTCGATCAACCTGCGCATCATGGGCGGGCCCAACGTGCCCCTCATCACCGAGCCCACGCTGTTCACGCAGCTCCAGCCGGGGGGCATGGCCGACTACGTCGCGCGGCCGCTGCTGCTGGCCGTGATGATCGTGGCGGCCAAGCTGTTCATGGACTGGTTCTTCGCCACCGAGAAGGGCCTGGCGATCCGCGCCACGGGCTCGAACGCGCGCATGGCGCGCGCCCAGGGCGTGAACACCGGCGCGATGGTGCTGCTGGGCATGGCGGTATCGAACGCGCTGGTGGCGCTGGCCGGCGCGCTCTTCGCGCAGACCCAGGGCGGCGCCGACATCTCGATGGGCATCGGCACCATCGTGATCGGGCTGGCGGCGGTGATCGTGGGCGAGAGCCTCCTGCCCTCGCGGCGGCTGGCCTGGGCCACGCTGGCGGTGATCGTGGGCGCGATCGTGTACCGCTTCTTCATCGCGGCGGCGCTCAACAGCGATTTCATCGGCCTGAAGGCGCAGGACCTGAACCTCGTCACGGCCGTGCTGGTGACCATCGCGCTGGTGATCCCGCAGCTGCGGCGCAAGCGGGCCTCGCGCCGTTGA
- a CDS encoding diiron oxygenase has protein sequence MTIAYDLPFERWASTAKVRGEIPSHQATEMDWTRGLLFTPELVPSVSHPLVARRGPEAARWLLAQALFSNLEFTQVLEHEVVNHAVYSIARGRSGFDLPGAMVADAWNILVDESYHGKITADLSRLAEARTGIRNHAPRVPAFFLRLQREVARADPALRPLLPIFFCSISETLITKNLVEVPRDPRVIAPIRQVMKDHAEDESKHHRFFASFIAQAWPQLPETLKAKIGPLLPKFISIFIDPDIVFIRSQLREIGLGEDDADQVIFDCYSEASLAESRRNGARSSISALRKAGVADSAYLRDEMHRYGLSMDIPEGVAA, from the coding sequence ATGACAATTGCATACGACCTGCCGTTCGAGAGGTGGGCCTCCACTGCGAAGGTGCGCGGAGAGATTCCGTCGCACCAGGCGACCGAGATGGACTGGACCCGGGGGCTTCTATTCACCCCGGAGCTCGTGCCGAGCGTGTCCCATCCCTTGGTGGCCAGGCGCGGACCGGAGGCTGCCAGGTGGCTGCTCGCCCAGGCATTGTTTTCGAATCTGGAGTTCACCCAGGTTCTCGAACATGAGGTGGTGAACCATGCCGTCTACAGCATTGCGCGTGGCAGATCGGGCTTCGATCTGCCGGGCGCCATGGTTGCCGACGCATGGAACATCCTGGTGGACGAGTCCTACCACGGCAAGATCACCGCCGACTTGTCGCGTCTGGCGGAAGCGCGCACGGGTATTCGAAACCATGCGCCAAGGGTGCCGGCGTTCTTTCTTCGGCTTCAGCGTGAAGTCGCGCGGGCCGATCCCGCGCTGCGGCCGCTGCTGCCGATCTTCTTCTGCTCGATCTCCGAGACGCTCATCACGAAGAACCTGGTCGAGGTCCCCCGGGACCCACGGGTCATTGCGCCGATCCGGCAGGTGATGAAAGATCACGCGGAGGACGAGAGCAAGCATCACCGCTTCTTCGCGAGCTTCATTGCGCAGGCCTGGCCGCAGTTGCCCGAAACCCTGAAAGCCAAGATCGGCCCGCTGCTGCCGAAGTTCATATCCATCTTCATCGATCCGGACATCGTGTTCATCCGCAGCCAGCTGCGGGAAATCGGTCTCGGCGAAGACGATGCCGATCAGGTCATCTTCGACTGCTACTCCGAAGCGAGCCTCGCGGAGTCCCGTCGCAACGGTGCGAGGTCCTCCATCAGTGCGCTGCGCAAGGCGGGCGTGGCCGACAGCGCGTACCTGCGCGATGAGATGCACCGGTACGGCCTTTCCATGGATATTCCCGAGGGGGTTGCGGCATGA